The Oncorhynchus tshawytscha isolate Ot180627B linkage group LG30, Otsh_v2.0, whole genome shotgun sequence genome includes a region encoding these proteins:
- the LOC112228920 gene encoding matrin-3 isoform X1, with product MEGSEGNSSAHQGSGDGAVNLYATLGLSPEDVDALAQIPENEISVETLPYLIMQLKANRAKQEEQGEASPERDSRQEDTDDGVLSKRDRPPAVPRQSNSHCDTDYRRVEIHSRPERRTEMRDSRHNWSSREKPSETQQRLPFSYQVDDFHGVVPKVYPHTCSLCLCMLNSTKEWKDHVNGLSHVEGCRELLRLYPDWKRPDTRKEMSNSIPSRNAISPSRRTPRPAMPYKRQHSSDHVGGEVWSAPERHYLKPKVGTKVVVTKFPLGSVGVEDLMTLAKPFGTVVKHLVFPCKGFLEFDSHKEAVNMVNHFSEKQAFVKGNKLTLYLSPMVCSIHPPRLDEPPEKWQTKQVTNTVVCFSRLPPGKERESEILDLAKMFGNVRHSTFSSDQLQVLIEMVDWKDADIMVKYYHSNPLKINGKSVKVYLSLKRLRESPDSTTSRRADSSKGRSSRHKSEETCKTSNSTNEEKPSTGKQPAEKVMEQGEGQQSTSEEVKQDIKEEDFDLENKDLDGKGIQVEPEQCLSDDEVGAGVATKNPASSKSASLVADSKDKGEPEISELLVDDTLEDSDIKAADDPALCDADVSMENMMEQESFHEDDNMDDMDFPENMDDFVTLDELDDSTGGDTPLESKGASWDGKVVHISPIRKGYGNMAVALLKLAERANVKVVDHAISFLRKEAWLELETTEEVCEMVKFYKGKGQLLRKPVSVSMCFSQKKLERPSGRSIYICMLPLQKYSDVSLLRLAQPFGKITGYNLNWHHGKCYIQLESVEAAQKMVKYFQRPHKFYGTLLRVSLCKKGDSLIYWKPPVKYELWLAGQNNKRSRDHQGDEKTNGQSTKSPYPEDVQSPVSDSERVCGDPEGEEASGVEAIPEEEEEKKQEEPLGPYQPDNPVGLDYLVPRTGFFCKLCNVFYTNEETAKSVHCSSEEHYLNLKRKMDIDLG from the exons ATGGAGGGCAGTGAGGGAAACAGCTCTGCACACCAAGGATCGGGTGATGGAGCTGTGAATTTATATGCCACTCTGGGGCTCTCTCCAGAAGACGTGGATGCTCTGGCCCAGATTCCAGAGAACGAGATCAGTGTGGAGACGTTGCCTTATCTAATAATGCAACTGAAGGCCAATCGAGCCAAgcaagaggagcagggagaggccTCCCCAGAGAGAGACAGCCGGCAGGAGGATACAGATGATGGAGTCCTTAGCAAACGGGACCGTCCCCCTGCAGTACCTCGCCAGTCAAACAGCCATTGTGACACTGACTATAGGAGAGTGGAGATTCACAGTCGACCAGAGCGGCGGACTGAGATGAGAGATTCCCGTCACAATTGGTCCTCAAGGGAAAAACCATCCGAGACCCAGCAAAGGTTACCTTTCTCCTATCAAGTGGATGATTTTCATGGAGTTGTGCCCAAGGTTTACCCACACACATGCTCTCTATGCTTATGCATGTTGAATTCTACTAAG GAATGGAAGGATCATGTCAATGGATTAAGCCACGTGGAGGGCTGTCGAGAACTCCTGCGTCT atATCCAGATTGGAAAAGACCTGATACCCGGAAGGAAAT GTCCAACTCCATCCCAAGTAGAAATGCTATTTCACCGTCCAGGAGAACGCCACGTCCTGCTATGCCGTACAAGAGACAACATAGCTCAGACCACGTAGGAG GTGAAGTCTGGTCTGCACCAGAAAGACACTATTTGAAGCCCAAG GTTGGCACAAAGGTGGTGGTTACAAAATTTCCCCTTGGCTCTGTTGGTGTAGAAGACTTGATGACTTTGGCTAAGCCATTCGGCACGGTTGTAAAACATCTGGTGTTCCCCTGCAAG GGATTCCTGGAGTTTGATTCTCACAAAGAGGCAGTCAATATGGTGAATCACTTCAGTGAAAAGCAAGCATTCGTGAAGGGAAATAAgttgactctgtacctgtcaCCGATGGTGTGCAGTATTCAT CCGCCAAGGTTGGATGAACCACCAGAAAAATGGCAGACCAAACAAGTTACCAATACAGTGGTTTGTTTTTCCCGCCTACCTCCTGGGAAGGAAAGAGAATCTGAGATTCTTGATCTCGCCAAGATGTTTGGGAATGTGCGGCATTCAACATTTTCAAGTGATCAG CTGCAGGTCCTGATTGAGATGGTAGATTGGAAGGATGCTGACATTATGGTGAAGTACTACCACTCCAACCCCCTCAAGATCAATGGAAAGAGTGTCAAAGTATACTTGTCACTGAAGCGCCTGAG AGAAAGTCCTGACTCCACCACATCCAGAAGAGCAGATTCTAGTAAAGGCCGCAGCAGCAGACACAAGAGCGAGGAGACTTGCAAGACCTCAAACTCCACGAACGAAGAGAAACCCAGTACAGGCAAACAACCTGCTGAGAAAGTGATGGAACAAGGAGAAGGTCAACAAAGCACCTCAGAAGAGGTCAAGCAGGACATCAAGGAGGAGGACTTTGATTTGGAAAACAAAGATCTAGATGGAAAGGGCATCCAGGTGGAACCTGAACAATGCTTGTCAGATGATGAGGTTGGTGCTGGTGTTGCAACTAAAAACCCTGCTTCTTCCAAAAGTGCTTCTCTGGTGGCTGATTCTAAAGATAAGGGGGAACCCGAAATCTCAGAACTTTTGGTAGACGATACCTTGGAGGATTCTGACATCAAGGCTGCCGATGATCCAGCTCTGTGTGATGCTGACGTTTCAATGGAGAACATGATGGAACAGGAGAGCTTTCATGAAGAT gacaatatgGATGACATGGATTTTCCTGAGAATATGGATGACTTTGTTACATTGGATGAACTTGACGACAGTACTGGAGGGGACACGCCGCTGG AGTCAAAGGGTGCTTCATGG GATGGAAAAGTTGTCCATATTAGCCCAATTAGAAAGGGCTATGGAAACATGGCGGTGGCCCTATTGAAACTGGCAGAGCGAGCGAACGTGAAAGTTGTCGACCATGCCATATCCTTCCTCAGAAAGGAG GCATGGTTAGAGCTTGAAACTACTGAGGAAGTATGTGAAATGGTGAAATTCTACAAAGGAAAAGGACAGTTGTTGAGGAAACCAGTCAGTGTTAGCATGTGCTTTTCACAGAAAAAGTTGGAG AGGCCTAGTGGGAGATCCATCTACATTTGTATGCTTCCACTCCAGAAGTACTCTGACGTCTCTCTTTTACGACTTGCCCAGCCTTTCGGGAAAATCACTGGCTATAATTTGAACTGGCATCATGGAAAG tgtTATATCCAGTTGGAGAGCGTGGAAGCCGCTCAGAAAATGGTGAAGTACTTCCAACGTCCACACAAGTTCTACGGGACCCTGTTAAGAGTCAGTTTGTGCAAAAAGGGAGACTCACTAATATACTG GAAGCCACCAGTCAAATATGAGCTGTGGTTGGCTGGTCAGAACAACAAAAGATCAAGAGATCATCAAGGAGATGAAAAGACTAATGGCCAGTCAACCAAAAGCCCCTATCCAGAG GATGTCCAGAGCCCAGTGTCTGACAGTGAGCGGGTCTGTGGGGACCCTGAGGGTGAGGAAGCCAGTGGTGTGGAAGCTAtcccagaggaggaggaggagaagaagcagGAGGAACCTCTGGGCCCTTATCAACCTGACAACCCTGTTG GGTTAGATTATCTGGTGCCAAGGACTGGATTCTTCTGCAAGCTGTGTAACGTCTTCTACACCAATGAGGAAACAGCCAAATCAGTCCACTGTAGCAGTGAGGAACATTATCTGAACCTTAAG AGAAAGATGGACATAGATCTCGGCTGA
- the LOC112228920 gene encoding uncharacterized protein LOC112228920 isoform X4 produces the protein MSNSIPSRNAISPSRRTPRPAMPYKRQHSSDHVGGEVWSAPERHYLKPKVGTKVVVTKFPLGSVGVEDLMTLAKPFGTVVKHLVFPCKGFLEFDSHKEAVNMVNHFSEKQAFVKGNKLTLYLSPMVCSIHPPRLDEPPEKWQTKQVTNTVVCFSRLPPGKERESEILDLAKMFGNVRHSTFSSDQLQVLIEMVDWKDADIMVKYYHSNPLKINGKSVKVYLSLKRLRESPDSTTSRRADSSKGRSSRHKSEETCKTSNSTNEEKPSTGKQPAEKVMEQGEGQQSTSEEVKQDIKEEDFDLENKDLDGKGIQVEPEQCLSDDEVGAGVATKNPASSKSASLVADSKDKGEPEISELLVDDTLEDSDIKAADDPALCDADVSMENMMEQESFHEDDNMDDMDFPENMDDFVTLDELDDSTGGDTPLESKGASWDGKVVHISPIRKGYGNMAVALLKLAERANVKVVDHAISFLRKEAWLELETTEEVCEMVKFYKGKGQLLRKPVSVSMCFSQKKLERPSGRSIYICMLPLQKYSDVSLLRLAQPFGKITGYNLNWHHGKCYIQLESVEAAQKMVKYFQRPHKFYGTLLRVSLCKKGDSLIYWKPPVKYELWLAGQNNKRSRDHQGDEKTNGQSTKSPYPEDVQSPVSDSERVCGDPEGEEASGVEAIPEEEEEKKQEEPLGPYQPDNPVGLDYLVPRTGFFCKLCNVFYTNEETAKSVHCSSEEHYLNLKRKMDIDLG, from the exons AT GTCCAACTCCATCCCAAGTAGAAATGCTATTTCACCGTCCAGGAGAACGCCACGTCCTGCTATGCCGTACAAGAGACAACATAGCTCAGACCACGTAGGAG GTGAAGTCTGGTCTGCACCAGAAAGACACTATTTGAAGCCCAAG GTTGGCACAAAGGTGGTGGTTACAAAATTTCCCCTTGGCTCTGTTGGTGTAGAAGACTTGATGACTTTGGCTAAGCCATTCGGCACGGTTGTAAAACATCTGGTGTTCCCCTGCAAG GGATTCCTGGAGTTTGATTCTCACAAAGAGGCAGTCAATATGGTGAATCACTTCAGTGAAAAGCAAGCATTCGTGAAGGGAAATAAgttgactctgtacctgtcaCCGATGGTGTGCAGTATTCAT CCGCCAAGGTTGGATGAACCACCAGAAAAATGGCAGACCAAACAAGTTACCAATACAGTGGTTTGTTTTTCCCGCCTACCTCCTGGGAAGGAAAGAGAATCTGAGATTCTTGATCTCGCCAAGATGTTTGGGAATGTGCGGCATTCAACATTTTCAAGTGATCAG CTGCAGGTCCTGATTGAGATGGTAGATTGGAAGGATGCTGACATTATGGTGAAGTACTACCACTCCAACCCCCTCAAGATCAATGGAAAGAGTGTCAAAGTATACTTGTCACTGAAGCGCCTGAG AGAAAGTCCTGACTCCACCACATCCAGAAGAGCAGATTCTAGTAAAGGCCGCAGCAGCAGACACAAGAGCGAGGAGACTTGCAAGACCTCAAACTCCACGAACGAAGAGAAACCCAGTACAGGCAAACAACCTGCTGAGAAAGTGATGGAACAAGGAGAAGGTCAACAAAGCACCTCAGAAGAGGTCAAGCAGGACATCAAGGAGGAGGACTTTGATTTGGAAAACAAAGATCTAGATGGAAAGGGCATCCAGGTGGAACCTGAACAATGCTTGTCAGATGATGAGGTTGGTGCTGGTGTTGCAACTAAAAACCCTGCTTCTTCCAAAAGTGCTTCTCTGGTGGCTGATTCTAAAGATAAGGGGGAACCCGAAATCTCAGAACTTTTGGTAGACGATACCTTGGAGGATTCTGACATCAAGGCTGCCGATGATCCAGCTCTGTGTGATGCTGACGTTTCAATGGAGAACATGATGGAACAGGAGAGCTTTCATGAAGAT gacaatatgGATGACATGGATTTTCCTGAGAATATGGATGACTTTGTTACATTGGATGAACTTGACGACAGTACTGGAGGGGACACGCCGCTGG AGTCAAAGGGTGCTTCATGG GATGGAAAAGTTGTCCATATTAGCCCAATTAGAAAGGGCTATGGAAACATGGCGGTGGCCCTATTGAAACTGGCAGAGCGAGCGAACGTGAAAGTTGTCGACCATGCCATATCCTTCCTCAGAAAGGAG GCATGGTTAGAGCTTGAAACTACTGAGGAAGTATGTGAAATGGTGAAATTCTACAAAGGAAAAGGACAGTTGTTGAGGAAACCAGTCAGTGTTAGCATGTGCTTTTCACAGAAAAAGTTGGAG AGGCCTAGTGGGAGATCCATCTACATTTGTATGCTTCCACTCCAGAAGTACTCTGACGTCTCTCTTTTACGACTTGCCCAGCCTTTCGGGAAAATCACTGGCTATAATTTGAACTGGCATCATGGAAAG tgtTATATCCAGTTGGAGAGCGTGGAAGCCGCTCAGAAAATGGTGAAGTACTTCCAACGTCCACACAAGTTCTACGGGACCCTGTTAAGAGTCAGTTTGTGCAAAAAGGGAGACTCACTAATATACTG GAAGCCACCAGTCAAATATGAGCTGTGGTTGGCTGGTCAGAACAACAAAAGATCAAGAGATCATCAAGGAGATGAAAAGACTAATGGCCAGTCAACCAAAAGCCCCTATCCAGAG GATGTCCAGAGCCCAGTGTCTGACAGTGAGCGGGTCTGTGGGGACCCTGAGGGTGAGGAAGCCAGTGGTGTGGAAGCTAtcccagaggaggaggaggagaagaagcagGAGGAACCTCTGGGCCCTTATCAACCTGACAACCCTGTTG GGTTAGATTATCTGGTGCCAAGGACTGGATTCTTCTGCAAGCTGTGTAACGTCTTCTACACCAATGAGGAAACAGCCAAATCAGTCCACTGTAGCAGTGAGGAACATTATCTGAACCTTAAG AGAAAGATGGACATAGATCTCGGCTGA
- the LOC112228920 gene encoding matrin-3 isoform X3, translating into MQLKANRAKQEEQGEASPERDSRQEDTDDGVLSKRDRPPAVPRQSNSHCDTDYRRVEIHSRPERRTEMRDSRHNWSSREKPSETQQRLPFSYQVDDFHGVVPKVYPHTCSLCLCMLNSTKEWKDHVNGLSHVEGCRELLRLYPDWKRPDTRKEMSNSIPSRNAISPSRRTPRPAMPYKRQHSSDHVGGEVWSAPERHYLKPKVGTKVVVTKFPLGSVGVEDLMTLAKPFGTVVKHLVFPCKGFLEFDSHKEAVNMVNHFSEKQAFVKGNKLTLYLSPMVCSIHPPRLDEPPEKWQTKQVTNTVVCFSRLPPGKERESEILDLAKMFGNVRHSTFSSDQLQVLIEMVDWKDADIMVKYYHSNPLKINGKSVKVYLSLKRLRESPDSTTSRRADSSKGRSSRHKSEETCKTSNSTNEEKPSTGKQPAEKVMEQGEGQQSTSEEVKQDIKEEDFDLENKDLDGKGIQVEPEQCLSDDEVGAGVATKNPASSKSASLVADSKDKGEPEISELLVDDTLEDSDIKAADDPALCDADVSMENMMEQESFHEDDNMDDMDFPENMDDFVTLDELDDSTGGDTPLESKGASWDGKVVHISPIRKGYGNMAVALLKLAERANVKVVDHAISFLRKEAWLELETTEEVCEMVKFYKGKGQLLRKPVSVSMCFSQKKLERPSGRSIYICMLPLQKYSDVSLLRLAQPFGKITGYNLNWHHGKCYIQLESVEAAQKMVKYFQRPHKFYGTLLRVSLCKKGDSLIYWKPPVKYELWLAGQNNKRSRDHQGDEKTNGQSTKSPYPEDVQSPVSDSERVCGDPEGEEASGVEAIPEEEEEKKQEEPLGPYQPDNPVGLDYLVPRTGFFCKLCNVFYTNEETAKSVHCSSEEHYLNLKRKMDIDLG; encoded by the exons ATGCAACTGAAGGCCAATCGAGCCAAgcaagaggagcagggagaggccTCCCCAGAGAGAGACAGCCGGCAGGAGGATACAGATGATGGAGTCCTTAGCAAACGGGACCGTCCCCCTGCAGTACCTCGCCAGTCAAACAGCCATTGTGACACTGACTATAGGAGAGTGGAGATTCACAGTCGACCAGAGCGGCGGACTGAGATGAGAGATTCCCGTCACAATTGGTCCTCAAGGGAAAAACCATCCGAGACCCAGCAAAGGTTACCTTTCTCCTATCAAGTGGATGATTTTCATGGAGTTGTGCCCAAGGTTTACCCACACACATGCTCTCTATGCTTATGCATGTTGAATTCTACTAAG GAATGGAAGGATCATGTCAATGGATTAAGCCACGTGGAGGGCTGTCGAGAACTCCTGCGTCT atATCCAGATTGGAAAAGACCTGATACCCGGAAGGAAAT GTCCAACTCCATCCCAAGTAGAAATGCTATTTCACCGTCCAGGAGAACGCCACGTCCTGCTATGCCGTACAAGAGACAACATAGCTCAGACCACGTAGGAG GTGAAGTCTGGTCTGCACCAGAAAGACACTATTTGAAGCCCAAG GTTGGCACAAAGGTGGTGGTTACAAAATTTCCCCTTGGCTCTGTTGGTGTAGAAGACTTGATGACTTTGGCTAAGCCATTCGGCACGGTTGTAAAACATCTGGTGTTCCCCTGCAAG GGATTCCTGGAGTTTGATTCTCACAAAGAGGCAGTCAATATGGTGAATCACTTCAGTGAAAAGCAAGCATTCGTGAAGGGAAATAAgttgactctgtacctgtcaCCGATGGTGTGCAGTATTCAT CCGCCAAGGTTGGATGAACCACCAGAAAAATGGCAGACCAAACAAGTTACCAATACAGTGGTTTGTTTTTCCCGCCTACCTCCTGGGAAGGAAAGAGAATCTGAGATTCTTGATCTCGCCAAGATGTTTGGGAATGTGCGGCATTCAACATTTTCAAGTGATCAG CTGCAGGTCCTGATTGAGATGGTAGATTGGAAGGATGCTGACATTATGGTGAAGTACTACCACTCCAACCCCCTCAAGATCAATGGAAAGAGTGTCAAAGTATACTTGTCACTGAAGCGCCTGAG AGAAAGTCCTGACTCCACCACATCCAGAAGAGCAGATTCTAGTAAAGGCCGCAGCAGCAGACACAAGAGCGAGGAGACTTGCAAGACCTCAAACTCCACGAACGAAGAGAAACCCAGTACAGGCAAACAACCTGCTGAGAAAGTGATGGAACAAGGAGAAGGTCAACAAAGCACCTCAGAAGAGGTCAAGCAGGACATCAAGGAGGAGGACTTTGATTTGGAAAACAAAGATCTAGATGGAAAGGGCATCCAGGTGGAACCTGAACAATGCTTGTCAGATGATGAGGTTGGTGCTGGTGTTGCAACTAAAAACCCTGCTTCTTCCAAAAGTGCTTCTCTGGTGGCTGATTCTAAAGATAAGGGGGAACCCGAAATCTCAGAACTTTTGGTAGACGATACCTTGGAGGATTCTGACATCAAGGCTGCCGATGATCCAGCTCTGTGTGATGCTGACGTTTCAATGGAGAACATGATGGAACAGGAGAGCTTTCATGAAGAT gacaatatgGATGACATGGATTTTCCTGAGAATATGGATGACTTTGTTACATTGGATGAACTTGACGACAGTACTGGAGGGGACACGCCGCTGG AGTCAAAGGGTGCTTCATGG GATGGAAAAGTTGTCCATATTAGCCCAATTAGAAAGGGCTATGGAAACATGGCGGTGGCCCTATTGAAACTGGCAGAGCGAGCGAACGTGAAAGTTGTCGACCATGCCATATCCTTCCTCAGAAAGGAG GCATGGTTAGAGCTTGAAACTACTGAGGAAGTATGTGAAATGGTGAAATTCTACAAAGGAAAAGGACAGTTGTTGAGGAAACCAGTCAGTGTTAGCATGTGCTTTTCACAGAAAAAGTTGGAG AGGCCTAGTGGGAGATCCATCTACATTTGTATGCTTCCACTCCAGAAGTACTCTGACGTCTCTCTTTTACGACTTGCCCAGCCTTTCGGGAAAATCACTGGCTATAATTTGAACTGGCATCATGGAAAG tgtTATATCCAGTTGGAGAGCGTGGAAGCCGCTCAGAAAATGGTGAAGTACTTCCAACGTCCACACAAGTTCTACGGGACCCTGTTAAGAGTCAGTTTGTGCAAAAAGGGAGACTCACTAATATACTG GAAGCCACCAGTCAAATATGAGCTGTGGTTGGCTGGTCAGAACAACAAAAGATCAAGAGATCATCAAGGAGATGAAAAGACTAATGGCCAGTCAACCAAAAGCCCCTATCCAGAG GATGTCCAGAGCCCAGTGTCTGACAGTGAGCGGGTCTGTGGGGACCCTGAGGGTGAGGAAGCCAGTGGTGTGGAAGCTAtcccagaggaggaggaggagaagaagcagGAGGAACCTCTGGGCCCTTATCAACCTGACAACCCTGTTG GGTTAGATTATCTGGTGCCAAGGACTGGATTCTTCTGCAAGCTGTGTAACGTCTTCTACACCAATGAGGAAACAGCCAAATCAGTCCACTGTAGCAGTGAGGAACATTATCTGAACCTTAAG AGAAAGATGGACATAGATCTCGGCTGA
- the LOC112228920 gene encoding matrin-3 isoform X2 encodes MEGSEGNSSAHQGSGDGAVNLYATLGLSPEDVDALAQIPENEISVETLPYLIMQLKANRAKQEEQGEASPERDSRQEDTDDGVLSKRDRPPAVPRQSNSHCDTDYRRVEIHSRPERRTEMRDSRHNWSSREKPSETQQRLPFSYQVDDFHGVVPKVYPHTCSLCLCMLNSTKEWKDHVNGLSHVEGCRELLRLYPDWKRPDTRKEMSNSIPSRNAISPSRRTPRPAMPYKRQHSSDHVGGEVWSAPERHYLKPKVGTKVVVTKFPLGSVGVEDLMTLAKPFGTVVKHLVFPCKGFLEFDSHKEAVNMVNHFSEKQAFVKGNKLTLYLSPMVCSIHPPRLDEPPEKWQTKQVTNTVVCFSRLPPGKERESEILDLAKMFGNVRHSTFSSDQVLIEMVDWKDADIMVKYYHSNPLKINGKSVKVYLSLKRLRESPDSTTSRRADSSKGRSSRHKSEETCKTSNSTNEEKPSTGKQPAEKVMEQGEGQQSTSEEVKQDIKEEDFDLENKDLDGKGIQVEPEQCLSDDEVGAGVATKNPASSKSASLVADSKDKGEPEISELLVDDTLEDSDIKAADDPALCDADVSMENMMEQESFHEDDNMDDMDFPENMDDFVTLDELDDSTGGDTPLESKGASWDGKVVHISPIRKGYGNMAVALLKLAERANVKVVDHAISFLRKEAWLELETTEEVCEMVKFYKGKGQLLRKPVSVSMCFSQKKLERPSGRSIYICMLPLQKYSDVSLLRLAQPFGKITGYNLNWHHGKCYIQLESVEAAQKMVKYFQRPHKFYGTLLRVSLCKKGDSLIYWKPPVKYELWLAGQNNKRSRDHQGDEKTNGQSTKSPYPEDVQSPVSDSERVCGDPEGEEASGVEAIPEEEEEKKQEEPLGPYQPDNPVGLDYLVPRTGFFCKLCNVFYTNEETAKSVHCSSEEHYLNLKRKMDIDLG; translated from the exons ATGGAGGGCAGTGAGGGAAACAGCTCTGCACACCAAGGATCGGGTGATGGAGCTGTGAATTTATATGCCACTCTGGGGCTCTCTCCAGAAGACGTGGATGCTCTGGCCCAGATTCCAGAGAACGAGATCAGTGTGGAGACGTTGCCTTATCTAATAATGCAACTGAAGGCCAATCGAGCCAAgcaagaggagcagggagaggccTCCCCAGAGAGAGACAGCCGGCAGGAGGATACAGATGATGGAGTCCTTAGCAAACGGGACCGTCCCCCTGCAGTACCTCGCCAGTCAAACAGCCATTGTGACACTGACTATAGGAGAGTGGAGATTCACAGTCGACCAGAGCGGCGGACTGAGATGAGAGATTCCCGTCACAATTGGTCCTCAAGGGAAAAACCATCCGAGACCCAGCAAAGGTTACCTTTCTCCTATCAAGTGGATGATTTTCATGGAGTTGTGCCCAAGGTTTACCCACACACATGCTCTCTATGCTTATGCATGTTGAATTCTACTAAG GAATGGAAGGATCATGTCAATGGATTAAGCCACGTGGAGGGCTGTCGAGAACTCCTGCGTCT atATCCAGATTGGAAAAGACCTGATACCCGGAAGGAAAT GTCCAACTCCATCCCAAGTAGAAATGCTATTTCACCGTCCAGGAGAACGCCACGTCCTGCTATGCCGTACAAGAGACAACATAGCTCAGACCACGTAGGAG GTGAAGTCTGGTCTGCACCAGAAAGACACTATTTGAAGCCCAAG GTTGGCACAAAGGTGGTGGTTACAAAATTTCCCCTTGGCTCTGTTGGTGTAGAAGACTTGATGACTTTGGCTAAGCCATTCGGCACGGTTGTAAAACATCTGGTGTTCCCCTGCAAG GGATTCCTGGAGTTTGATTCTCACAAAGAGGCAGTCAATATGGTGAATCACTTCAGTGAAAAGCAAGCATTCGTGAAGGGAAATAAgttgactctgtacctgtcaCCGATGGTGTGCAGTATTCAT CCGCCAAGGTTGGATGAACCACCAGAAAAATGGCAGACCAAACAAGTTACCAATACAGTGGTTTGTTTTTCCCGCCTACCTCCTGGGAAGGAAAGAGAATCTGAGATTCTTGATCTCGCCAAGATGTTTGGGAATGTGCGGCATTCAACATTTTCAAGTGATCAG GTCCTGATTGAGATGGTAGATTGGAAGGATGCTGACATTATGGTGAAGTACTACCACTCCAACCCCCTCAAGATCAATGGAAAGAGTGTCAAAGTATACTTGTCACTGAAGCGCCTGAG AGAAAGTCCTGACTCCACCACATCCAGAAGAGCAGATTCTAGTAAAGGCCGCAGCAGCAGACACAAGAGCGAGGAGACTTGCAAGACCTCAAACTCCACGAACGAAGAGAAACCCAGTACAGGCAAACAACCTGCTGAGAAAGTGATGGAACAAGGAGAAGGTCAACAAAGCACCTCAGAAGAGGTCAAGCAGGACATCAAGGAGGAGGACTTTGATTTGGAAAACAAAGATCTAGATGGAAAGGGCATCCAGGTGGAACCTGAACAATGCTTGTCAGATGATGAGGTTGGTGCTGGTGTTGCAACTAAAAACCCTGCTTCTTCCAAAAGTGCTTCTCTGGTGGCTGATTCTAAAGATAAGGGGGAACCCGAAATCTCAGAACTTTTGGTAGACGATACCTTGGAGGATTCTGACATCAAGGCTGCCGATGATCCAGCTCTGTGTGATGCTGACGTTTCAATGGAGAACATGATGGAACAGGAGAGCTTTCATGAAGAT gacaatatgGATGACATGGATTTTCCTGAGAATATGGATGACTTTGTTACATTGGATGAACTTGACGACAGTACTGGAGGGGACACGCCGCTGG AGTCAAAGGGTGCTTCATGG GATGGAAAAGTTGTCCATATTAGCCCAATTAGAAAGGGCTATGGAAACATGGCGGTGGCCCTATTGAAACTGGCAGAGCGAGCGAACGTGAAAGTTGTCGACCATGCCATATCCTTCCTCAGAAAGGAG GCATGGTTAGAGCTTGAAACTACTGAGGAAGTATGTGAAATGGTGAAATTCTACAAAGGAAAAGGACAGTTGTTGAGGAAACCAGTCAGTGTTAGCATGTGCTTTTCACAGAAAAAGTTGGAG AGGCCTAGTGGGAGATCCATCTACATTTGTATGCTTCCACTCCAGAAGTACTCTGACGTCTCTCTTTTACGACTTGCCCAGCCTTTCGGGAAAATCACTGGCTATAATTTGAACTGGCATCATGGAAAG tgtTATATCCAGTTGGAGAGCGTGGAAGCCGCTCAGAAAATGGTGAAGTACTTCCAACGTCCACACAAGTTCTACGGGACCCTGTTAAGAGTCAGTTTGTGCAAAAAGGGAGACTCACTAATATACTG GAAGCCACCAGTCAAATATGAGCTGTGGTTGGCTGGTCAGAACAACAAAAGATCAAGAGATCATCAAGGAGATGAAAAGACTAATGGCCAGTCAACCAAAAGCCCCTATCCAGAG GATGTCCAGAGCCCAGTGTCTGACAGTGAGCGGGTCTGTGGGGACCCTGAGGGTGAGGAAGCCAGTGGTGTGGAAGCTAtcccagaggaggaggaggagaagaagcagGAGGAACCTCTGGGCCCTTATCAACCTGACAACCCTGTTG GGTTAGATTATCTGGTGCCAAGGACTGGATTCTTCTGCAAGCTGTGTAACGTCTTCTACACCAATGAGGAAACAGCCAAATCAGTCCACTGTAGCAGTGAGGAACATTATCTGAACCTTAAG AGAAAGATGGACATAGATCTCGGCTGA